Proteins encoded in a region of the Pseudomonas sp. GOM7 genome:
- the gspJ gene encoding type II secretion system minor pseudopilin GspJ, which translates to MIRLPTVSLQRGFTLLELLIAIAIFALLGLATYRMLDSVLSADAVTREHERQLRELTRAISAFERDVRQVAVRPVRDGFGDAQPALHSDLNDASALELTRAGWRNPLGQPRAELQRVRWQLSGEQWQRRYWRVLDRAQDSLPQVQRALDGVTSLSLRYLDKDGQWQSDWPLPERSGEARLVELPRALELRLEHRRYGELRRLIRLPDLPPETAPAGTQVQP; encoded by the coding sequence TTTCACTGCAACGAGGCTTCACCCTGCTGGAGTTGCTGATCGCCATTGCCATCTTCGCCCTGCTGGGGCTGGCCACTTACCGCATGCTCGACAGCGTGCTCAGCGCCGATGCCGTCACCCGTGAGCACGAACGCCAGTTGCGCGAACTGACCCGCGCCATCTCCGCTTTCGAGCGCGATGTGCGGCAAGTGGCGGTGCGCCCCGTTCGCGACGGCTTCGGCGATGCACAACCGGCCCTGCACAGTGATCTGAACGATGCCTCGGCGCTGGAGCTGACCCGCGCCGGCTGGCGCAACCCGCTCGGCCAGCCACGCGCCGAGCTGCAGCGGGTGCGCTGGCAACTGAGCGGCGAGCAATGGCAGCGGCGTTACTGGCGCGTGCTCGACCGCGCCCAGGACAGCCTGCCGCAGGTGCAGCGTGCACTCGATGGCGTGACCAGCCTGAGCCTGCGCTACCTCGACAAGGACGGGCAGTGGCAGAGCGACTGGCCGCTGCCCGAGCGCAGCGGAGAGGCGCGGCTCGTCGAGCTGCCGCGCGCGCTGGAGCTGCGCCTGGAGCATCGTCGCTACGGTGAGCTGCGCCGGCTGATACGCCTGCCGGATCTGCCCCCGGAAACGGCGCCCGCCGGCACGCAGGTGCAGCCATGA